One Streptomyces sp. P9-A2 DNA window includes the following coding sequences:
- a CDS encoding TM2 domain-containing protein produces MTVPADPQAPYGYDPQGRPYSDKSKIVAGLLQIFLGTLGIGRFYVGSVGIGVAQLLTCGGLGLWSLIDGVLFLTSNDRTDKQGRVLRG; encoded by the coding sequence ATGACCGTCCCCGCCGATCCCCAGGCCCCCTACGGCTACGACCCGCAGGGCCGTCCCTACTCCGACAAGTCGAAGATCGTCGCCGGTCTCCTCCAGATCTTCCTGGGGACCCTGGGCATCGGCCGCTTCTACGTCGGTTCCGTCGGCATCGGCGTCGCCCAGCTGCTGACCTGTGGTGGCCTCGGCCTCTGGTCGCTGATCGACGGCGTCCTGTTCCTCACGAGCAACGACCGCACCGACAAGCAGGGCCGCGTCCTGCGCGGCTGA
- a CDS encoding succinate dehydrogenase iron-sulfur subunit: MATPVMDKADAAGSPEPGFGDSPYITATFRIRRFNPEVSDEVVWEDFQLEIDPKERVLDALHKIKWDQDGTLTFRRSCAHGICGSDAMRINGKNRLACKTLIKDLNPEKPITVEAIKGLTVLKDLIVDMEPFFQAYRDVMPFLITKETNEPTRERLQSAEDRERFDDTTKCILCAACTSSCPVFWNDGQYFGPAAIVNAHRFIFDSRDEAGEQRLEILNDRDGVWRCRTTFNCTDACPRGIEVTKAIAEVKRALITRRF, translated from the coding sequence ATGGCTACCCCTGTTATGGACAAGGCGGACGCGGCCGGATCGCCCGAGCCCGGCTTCGGCGACTCCCCGTACATCACCGCGACCTTCCGGATCCGCCGGTTCAACCCGGAGGTCTCCGACGAGGTGGTCTGGGAAGACTTCCAGCTGGAGATCGACCCCAAGGAGCGCGTCCTCGACGCGCTGCACAAGATCAAGTGGGATCAGGACGGCACGCTGACCTTCCGCCGTTCCTGCGCCCACGGCATCTGCGGCTCCGACGCCATGCGGATCAACGGCAAGAACCGCCTGGCGTGCAAGACGCTGATCAAGGACCTCAACCCCGAGAAGCCGATCACGGTCGAGGCCATAAAGGGCCTGACGGTCCTCAAGGACCTGATCGTGGACATGGAGCCGTTCTTCCAGGCCTACCGGGACGTGATGCCCTTCCTGATCACGAAGGAGACCAACGAGCCGACGCGCGAGCGGCTGCAGTCCGCCGAGGACCGCGAGCGTTTCGACGACACGACGAAGTGCATCCTGTGCGCCGCCTGCACGTCCTCGTGCCCGGTGTTCTGGAACGACGGCCAGTACTTCGGTCCGGCCGCCATCGTCAACGCGCACCGGTTCATCTTCGACTCGCGCGACGAGGCCGGCGAGCAGCGCCTGGAGATCCTCAACGACCGTGACGGCGTGTGGCGTTGCCGTACGACCTTCAACTGCACGGACGCGTGCCCGCGCGGCATCGAGGTCACCAAGGCGATCGCCGAGGTGAAGCGGGCGCTCATCACGCGCCGCTTCTGA
- the sdhA gene encoding succinate dehydrogenase flavoprotein subunit, which produces MKIHKYDTVIVGAGGAGMRAAIESTKRSRTAVLTKLYPTRSHTGAAQGGMAAALANVEEDNWEWHTFDTVKGGDYLVDQDAAEILAKEAIDSVLDLEKMGLPFNRTPDGTIDQRRFGGHSRNHGEAPVRRSCYAADRTGHMILQTLYQNCVKEGVEFFNEFYVLDQLITEVDGVKKSAGVVAYELATGEIHIFRAKSVIYASGGNGKFFRVTSNAHTLTGDGQAAVYRRGLPLEDMEFFQFHPTGIWRMGILLTEGARGEGGILRNKDGERFMEKYAPVMKDLASRDVVSRSIYTEIREGRGCGPEGDHVFLDLTHLPPEQLDAKLPDITEFARTYLGIEPYTDPIPIQPTAHYAMGGIPTNVQGEVLADNTTVVPGLYAAGEVACVSVHGANRLGTNSLLDINVFGKRAGIAAAEYAHTADYLELPDDPESFVVGQIERLRSSTGTERVAEIRRELQDTMDANVMVFRTEQTIKTAVEKIAELRERYLNVSIQDKGKRFNTDLLEAIELGNLLDLAEVMATSALARKESRGGHYREDYPNRDDVNFMRHTMAYREVGDDGTESIRLDYKPVVQTRYQPMERKY; this is translated from the coding sequence ATGAAGATCCACAAGTACGACACCGTCATCGTCGGCGCCGGTGGCGCGGGCATGCGCGCGGCCATCGAGTCGACGAAGCGCAGTCGCACCGCCGTCCTGACCAAGCTCTACCCCACCCGCTCCCACACGGGCGCCGCACAGGGCGGCATGGCCGCCGCGCTGGCCAACGTGGAGGAGGACAACTGGGAGTGGCACACTTTCGACACGGTCAAGGGCGGTGACTACCTGGTCGACCAGGACGCCGCCGAGATCCTGGCGAAGGAGGCCATCGACTCCGTTCTCGACCTGGAGAAGATGGGCCTGCCGTTCAACCGCACCCCGGACGGCACCATCGACCAGCGCCGCTTCGGCGGCCACAGCCGCAACCACGGCGAGGCGCCGGTCCGCCGCTCCTGCTACGCGGCCGACCGCACCGGTCACATGATCCTCCAGACGCTGTACCAGAACTGCGTCAAGGAGGGCGTGGAGTTCTTCAACGAGTTCTACGTCCTGGACCAGCTGATCACCGAGGTCGACGGCGTCAAGAAGTCGGCCGGTGTGGTGGCGTACGAGCTGGCCACCGGCGAGATCCACATCTTCCGGGCGAAGTCCGTGATCTACGCCTCCGGCGGCAACGGCAAGTTCTTCAGGGTGACGTCCAACGCGCACACCCTGACCGGTGACGGCCAGGCGGCCGTGTACCGGCGCGGGCTGCCGCTGGAGGACATGGAGTTCTTCCAGTTCCACCCGACCGGCATCTGGCGCATGGGCATCCTGCTGACGGAGGGCGCCCGCGGTGAGGGCGGCATCCTGCGCAACAAGGACGGCGAGCGCTTCATGGAGAAGTACGCGCCGGTCATGAAGGACCTCGCCTCCCGCGACGTCGTGTCCCGGTCCATCTACACGGAGATCCGTGAGGGCCGCGGCTGCGGTCCCGAGGGCGACCACGTCTTCCTGGACCTCACCCACCTCCCGCCGGAGCAGCTGGACGCCAAGCTGCCCGACATCACGGAGTTCGCGCGGACCTACCTGGGCATCGAGCCGTACACGGACCCGATCCCGATCCAGCCGACCGCGCACTACGCCATGGGCGGCATCCCGACGAACGTCCAGGGCGAGGTGCTGGCGGACAACACCACCGTCGTCCCCGGCCTGTACGCGGCCGGCGAGGTCGCCTGCGTGTCGGTGCACGGCGCCAACCGGCTGGGCACCAACTCGCTGCTGGACATCAACGTGTTCGGCAAGCGGGCCGGTATCGCGGCCGCCGAGTACGCGCACACCGCCGACTACCTCGAGCTGCCGGACGACCCGGAGTCCTTCGTCGTCGGGCAGATCGAGCGGCTGCGGTCCTCCACCGGCACCGAGCGGGTGGCCGAGATCCGCCGCGAGCTGCAGGACACCATGGACGCCAACGTCATGGTGTTCCGCACCGAGCAGACGATCAAGACGGCGGTCGAAAAGATCGCGGAGCTGCGCGAGCGCTACCTGAACGTCTCCATCCAGGACAAGGGCAAGCGGTTCAACACCGACCTGCTGGAGGCGATCGAGCTGGGCAACCTGCTCGACCTGGCCGAGGTCATGGCCACGTCCGCGCTCGCCCGCAAGGAGTCCCGCGGCGGTCACTACCGCGAGGACTACCCGAACCGGGACGACGTCAACTTCATGCGCCACACCATGGCGTACCGCGAGGTGGGCGACGACGGCACCGAGTCGATCCGGCTCGACTACAAGCCGGTCGTCCAGACCCGCTACCAGCCGATGGAGCGTAAGTACTGA
- a CDS encoding succinate dehydrogenase hydrophobic membrane anchor subunit — MSTTESTASGVGPVEGASLYSVDNPAPVIEPPRKRTKKTPKTTRGNFEMAAWLFMRLSGVVLVVLVIGHLLIQLVLDGGVSKIGFAFVAGRWASPFWQVWDLLMLWLAMLHGTNGLRTVINDYAERANTRLWLKGLLYTATVFTILLGTLVIFTFDPNIR, encoded by the coding sequence ATGTCCACGACTGAATCCACCGCTTCGGGCGTCGGCCCCGTCGAGGGCGCGTCGCTCTACTCGGTCGACAACCCGGCGCCGGTCATCGAGCCCCCGCGCAAGCGGACCAAGAAGACCCCGAAGACCACCCGGGGCAACTTCGAGATGGCCGCCTGGCTGTTCATGCGCCTGTCCGGCGTCGTCCTGGTCGTCCTGGTCATCGGGCACCTGCTGATCCAGCTCGTGCTGGACGGCGGCGTCTCCAAGATCGGCTTCGCCTTCGTGGCGGGCCGCTGGGCCTCGCCGTTCTGGCAGGTCTGGGACCTGCTGATGCTCTGGCTCGCGATGCTGCACGGCACGAACGGCCTGCGCACGGTCATCAACGACTACGCGGAGCGCGCGAACACCAGGCTGTGGCTCAAGGGCCTGCTCTACACCGCCACGGTGTTCACCATCCTGCTGGGCACGCTGGTGATCTTCACCTTCGACCCGAACATCCGCTAG
- the sdhC gene encoding succinate dehydrogenase, cytochrome b556 subunit, translating to MPAGTLYRGREGMWSWVAHRVTGVLIFFFLFVHVLDTALVRVSPEAYDTVVATYKTPIVALLEYGLVAAVLFHALNGLRVIAVDFWLQGARYQKQMLWTVVAVWVVLMIGALYPVLGHATRELFGS from the coding sequence GTGCCGGCTGGAACGCTGTACCGCGGCCGGGAAGGAATGTGGTCCTGGGTGGCTCATCGAGTCACCGGCGTCCTCATCTTCTTCTTCCTGTTCGTTCACGTGCTGGACACCGCCCTCGTGCGCGTGTCCCCGGAGGCCTACGACACCGTCGTGGCCACGTACAAGACGCCGATCGTCGCGCTGCTGGAGTACGGCCTCGTCGCCGCCGTCCTCTTCCACGCGCTCAACGGCCTGCGTGTCATCGCCGTCGACTTCTGGCTCCAGGGCGCCCGGTACCAGAAGCAGATGCTCTGGACCGTCGTCGCCGTGTGGGTCGTGCTGATGATCGGGGCGCTCTACCCCGTCCTCGGCCACGCCACTCGTGAACTGTTCGGGAGCTGA
- a CDS encoding 2-oxo-4-hydroxy-4-carboxy-5-ureidoimidazoline decarboxylase — translation MDSLDNVSAQLSHHLPLDPHLFPHPFPRTDTHVTPRGPTLPAHRLPHLSDRVAVPEQPRGTLGASGIPGAPGAPDTPGAPSELDHFNAATTEDAERTLLACLHSPRWAVRVAAHRPYPDLEALLAAADEAAYDLPRADRADALASEALPGLPADAYSAAHTALNAADAVYESRFGHPFVICVDGLKPDEVLDHVLEGIRSRLANDPEEERLVAAEELRRLARGRLTALLTEGGSPAAR, via the coding sequence ATGGACTCACTCGATAACGTGTCGGCACAACTCTCACACCATCTGCCACTCGACCCACACCTCTTCCCCCATCCCTTCCCCCGCACCGACACACATGTGACGCCCCGAGGACCCACGCTGCCTGCGCACCGTCTCCCCCACCTCTCCGACCGGGTCGCCGTGCCCGAACAACCGCGCGGCACCCTCGGAGCATCCGGCATCCCTGGGGCGCCCGGAGCACCCGACACGCCCGGCGCCCCGTCCGAACTGGACCACTTCAACGCCGCGACCACCGAGGACGCCGAGCGCACCCTGCTGGCCTGCCTGCACAGCCCCCGCTGGGCCGTGCGCGTCGCGGCCCACCGTCCGTACCCGGACCTGGAAGCCCTCCTGGCGGCGGCGGACGAGGCGGCCTACGACCTGCCCCGCGCGGACCGCGCCGACGCGCTGGCCTCGGAAGCCCTCCCCGGTCTCCCGGCTGACGCCTACTCCGCCGCCCATACGGCCCTGAACGCGGCCGACGCGGTCTACGAGAGCCGTTTCGGGCATCCGTTCGTCATCTGCGTCGATGGTCTGAAGCCGGATGAGGTCCTGGACCACGTACTCGAAGGCATCCGGTCACGATTGGCCAACGATCCCGAGGAGGAGCGCCTGGTGGCGGCGGAGGAGCTCCGGCGTCTGGCCCGGGGCCGCCTGACCGCTCTCCTCACGGAGGGCGGATCACCGGCGGCCCGCTGA
- a CDS encoding beta-N-acetylhexosaminidase — MVVALAAGAVVAASGVGVGLWATSDDDGGPAGSAASRSGDTADSPPSGEPEPSPTRSYPLSRAPRTIPAVRDHSAERGPGWRPERGHRVVVGDPALADEGRLIAGELGLTYAGKKDDERAGDLRLELNKGKGANPESYTMTVRGGRVTVSAPAEAGVFYGTRTLKQQIRGAETAPEGVVRDEPAKQRRGMMLDIARKHFTAGWIEDRVRELGDLKFNELGLHFSDDQSFRIESDSHPEIVADQHLTKAQVKRIVDLAASRHITVVPEIDSPGHLGAVIAAHPGLQLRDTGGGAVRGAIDISDPESAEIVDDLLNEYAELFPGSQWHLGADEYQALVVSDPEASFPGLAAAARKKHGSGATVEDLATSWLNDRADTVRAHGRTLRAWNDGFFEGGSVRAAKDIQVAYWTGKEIGARQPADYLGEGREVLNYNDEFLYYVLGEPNDFVYPTGERIYEQWTPRVLRGTTAVPSRYDGQILGGSFAVWCDLSGAQSEDQVAAGIRMPLRATVQKLWDPAGPALSWAEFRSLADEVD; from the coding sequence CTGGTCGTGGCCCTCGCGGCGGGCGCGGTGGTCGCGGCGTCCGGCGTGGGCGTCGGCCTCTGGGCGACGTCGGACGACGACGGCGGTCCGGCCGGTTCCGCGGCCTCCCGCTCCGGGGACACGGCGGATTCGCCGCCGTCCGGGGAGCCCGAGCCGAGCCCCACCCGTTCCTACCCCTTGTCCCGGGCGCCCCGGACCATCCCCGCGGTCCGTGACCACAGTGCCGAGCGCGGCCCCGGCTGGCGGCCCGAGCGCGGTCACCGGGTGGTCGTCGGCGATCCGGCCCTGGCGGACGAGGGCCGCCTCATAGCCGGTGAACTGGGCCTGACGTATGCGGGGAAGAAGGACGACGAGCGCGCCGGGGACCTGCGCCTGGAACTGAACAAGGGCAAGGGCGCGAACCCCGAGTCGTACACGATGACCGTGCGGGGCGGGCGGGTGACCGTCAGCGCCCCCGCCGAGGCGGGCGTCTTCTACGGCACCCGCACCCTCAAGCAGCAGATCCGCGGCGCCGAGACCGCCCCCGAGGGGGTCGTGCGCGACGAGCCCGCCAAGCAGCGGCGCGGGATGATGCTGGACATCGCGCGCAAGCACTTCACCGCCGGCTGGATCGAGGACCGGGTCCGTGAGCTCGGTGACCTGAAGTTCAACGAACTGGGTCTGCACTTCTCCGACGACCAGAGCTTCCGCATCGAGTCCGACTCGCACCCGGAGATCGTGGCCGACCAGCATCTGACCAAGGCGCAGGTCAAGCGGATCGTCGACCTCGCCGCGAGCCGGCACATCACCGTCGTGCCCGAGATCGACTCGCCCGGACACCTCGGCGCCGTCATCGCCGCCCACCCCGGCCTCCAGCTGCGCGACACGGGCGGCGGGGCCGTGCGCGGGGCGATCGACATCTCCGATCCCGAATCCGCCGAGATCGTCGACGACCTGCTGAACGAGTACGCGGAGCTGTTCCCCGGCTCGCAGTGGCACCTCGGCGCCGACGAGTACCAGGCGCTGGTGGTGTCCGACCCCGAGGCCTCGTTCCCGGGACTCGCCGCCGCCGCGCGGAAGAAGCACGGCTCCGGGGCCACCGTCGAGGACCTGGCCACGAGCTGGCTCAACGACCGCGCCGACACCGTCCGCGCCCACGGCCGCACACTCCGCGCCTGGAACGACGGCTTCTTCGAGGGTGGTTCGGTGCGGGCCGCGAAGGACATCCAGGTCGCCTACTGGACCGGCAAGGAGATCGGCGCCCGGCAGCCGGCGGACTATCTGGGCGAGGGCCGCGAGGTGCTCAACTACAACGACGAGTTCCTCTACTACGTGCTGGGTGAGCCGAACGACTTCGTCTACCCGACGGGGGAGCGGATCTACGAGCAGTGGACGCCGCGCGTGCTGCGCGGCACCACCGCCGTTCCCTCCCGGTACGACGGCCAGATCCTCGGCGGGTCCTTCGCCGTCTGGTGCGACCTGTCCGGTGCGCAGAGCGAGGACCAGGTCGCGGCCGGGATCAGGATGCCGCTGCGGGCGACCGTGCAGAAGCTCTGGGATCCGGCCGGACCGGCGCTGTCCTGGGCGGAGTTCCGGAGCCTGGCGGACGAGGTGGACTGA
- a CDS encoding DUF1877 family protein has product MPSDRSRATGAEPPRIHRSAATGAVVPADDWSGGRQGDRYRGDGSGPGRAHVFDEYVLPLPRRAAPALRNSPVWLLRLFEDDWDTVRERIGRHREEVLDKGYLDHEFLYAGALPPHMPAGPPAHVVLGGRPVFAPGPGRPPLLLLTAAQAGRVAGFLRAADFDALWRRARDRIVPCHGDPDMERQTRGILTAAHRDLTAFYTRTAQQREAVVKWLPP; this is encoded by the coding sequence GTGCCGTCCGACCGGTCGCGGGCAACCGGCGCGGAACCGCCCCGCATCCACCGCAGCGCGGCCACAGGAGCGGTCGTTCCGGCGGACGACTGGTCCGGCGGGCGACAGGGCGATCGGTATCGGGGTGACGGATCGGGTCCCGGCCGCGCTCATGTCTTCGATGAGTACGTACTTCCACTTCCGCGCCGTGCCGCCCCGGCCCTGCGCAACAGCCCCGTCTGGCTGCTGCGGCTGTTCGAGGACGACTGGGACACCGTGCGCGAACGCATCGGCCGGCACCGCGAGGAGGTCCTCGACAAGGGCTACCTCGACCACGAGTTCCTCTACGCGGGCGCCCTCCCGCCGCACATGCCGGCCGGACCACCCGCGCACGTCGTGCTCGGTGGCCGGCCGGTCTTCGCGCCCGGCCCCGGCCGGCCGCCGCTCCTGTTGCTCACCGCGGCGCAGGCCGGCCGGGTCGCCGGCTTCCTGAGGGCCGCCGACTTCGACGCGCTGTGGCGGCGGGCCCGCGACCGGATCGTCCCGTGCCATGGCGACCCGGACATGGAGCGGCAGACACGCGGCATCCTCACGGCGGCCCACCGCGACCTGACCGCGTTCTACACGCGCACGGCACAGCAGCGCGAGGCGGTGGTGAAGTGGCTGCCCCCTTGA
- a CDS encoding RNA polymerase sigma factor gives MLGDDAELTAAVGAAQDGDESAFRTVYRAVHPRLLGYVRTLVGELDAEDVTSEAWLQIARDLQRFSGDADRFRGWAARIARNRALDHIRMRGRRPVIGGDETELTGRPAASDTADQAIEAMATDGAFALISRLPQDQAEAVVLRVVVGLDARTAAATLGKRPGAVRTAAHRGLRRLAEILDGDPEAHPESAGALGALPPQREPRRPAVTSASVTHMRARTQKDM, from the coding sequence GTGCTGGGGGACGACGCGGAGCTGACGGCTGCGGTGGGGGCGGCGCAGGACGGGGACGAGAGCGCGTTCCGGACGGTGTACCGGGCCGTGCACCCGCGGCTGCTGGGGTACGTACGCACGCTGGTCGGCGAACTCGACGCCGAGGACGTGACGTCCGAGGCGTGGCTGCAGATAGCCCGGGACCTGCAGCGGTTCAGCGGTGACGCGGACCGGTTCCGCGGCTGGGCCGCCCGGATCGCCCGCAACCGCGCCCTCGACCACATCCGCATGCGCGGGCGCCGCCCCGTGATCGGCGGCGACGAGACCGAACTGACCGGGCGGCCCGCCGCGTCCGACACCGCCGACCAGGCCATCGAGGCGATGGCCACCGACGGCGCCTTCGCCCTCATCTCGCGGCTGCCGCAGGACCAGGCGGAGGCCGTCGTCCTGCGGGTGGTCGTGGGCCTCGACGCGAGGACCGCCGCCGCGACGCTGGGCAAGCGGCCGGGTGCCGTACGCACGGCCGCGCACCGGGGCCTGAGGCGGCTGGCTGAGATACTCGACGGTGATCCGGAAGCACATCCGGAATCGGCAGGGGCGCTCGGTGCCCTCCCGCCCCAGAGAGAACCACGCCGCCCTGCGGTGACGTCCGCGAGTGTGACGCATATGCGAGCGCGGACGCAGAAGGACATGTGA